One Vicia villosa cultivar HV-30 ecotype Madison, WI linkage group LG5, Vvil1.0, whole genome shotgun sequence genomic window, CAAGATCTCCCAAATTTCCCTTATATTCAGAAGGAAGCTCTTTCCCTCAAACTTGCTTCCAATTTGATTATAAATTGCTTTTGCAATGGTTGTCTTACCCATGCCCCCCATTCCCCATATCCCAAGAATTAAAACATCTTCTGATTTTTGGATATTTAGTAGTTTAGTTGCTGCTTCCACACGGGATTCTACACCTACTGGATGTTCAGCAACAAATAACTCTGTCCTATCTAGCAAACGGGAGACACTTTCAACAATattcttgacatcttcactttcatTCCTATAAAATATGAACCAATGATAAGgtgtaaaatcaattatataaataAGCATTCTCCAATAGATGCATCCATCATAAGTGGGTGAATTACATATTAGTTAGATGTATAAATTTATGACAATTTTTAAGAGAAAATTATTTGTTAAAGGACATGCATATTATTCCACCACCAAGGCATAAGAACTTAAAGTATCAAAACAATAGGTTAaggaaaaataacaaaataaataaaataacctgGAATCTTTGAGAACGAACCCTGCTTTGCTACCAATATCAAAGAGGTCTCTTCTCCAATTAGTCTTTGTGGATTCATTCACTGAGGTTGTTGATCTAAGTTCTTCAAAAGCTTTTCCAAACTGACCTTCCTGATGACGTACTTCTGTGGGATCTACCTCATAGAACACTGGCACAACATCCAAACCCCTGGCTCTGCTAATTTCCATGATCCTTTCCAACTCTAGCATGCACCATCTTGAATTAGCATAGTTTGTAGTCAAAACAACGATAGAAATTCTAGACTGTTGAATTGCTCGCAAAAGTGATATTGAGATCTGATCTCCTCGTTCAATCTCATCATCGTCTCTAAAAGCATAAATTCCTGCATTTTGAAAGATGTGACATGAACTTTGCACGACTGTCTTCCCCTCTGAAGCTCAAGAACACGTCATACATCTTTGGCTGAAACATCAaagaaaagaaggagaaaaaaATAACAGGTTAGATATATTATGGTTACTGAAATTATTTATTCCCCTATTACATAATCAAACTAAGAGGCTACTCTCAGTTTATTTGTTACTAATTTCCAACTCATAGTAATAATAGTTAACTTTTGAGGGCTCTTGTGATGGCTATGAAATCAAATGTTAACAAACTGATTTCAGTAATTTTCAGTTTGGTTCCTTTTTCGTGATATATTTTGTTTCTGGAAAACCACAATAAACAGATGATAGATAAAGCTAagataaccctaaaatcatttaTATGTTACTACTTACTACTCACCTGATTAGTCCTGTTGCTTGATTCTCTTTTAACGATATCTCTTGCCATGGCTTGTAGGAGAATATGCATTTCAAGCTTGTTATTCTCAACGATGGTTACAAGGCTCTTGTCTTCAAGAAGGCTTATTTGAAGAGCCGCGTTTTGTATTGACCTATTTAATATTTGGAGTACATCATTTTGGTTCTTCCCAATAAAGAAACTTGCTATATCAAGGAATGTTTGTTTCTCGTTATCACTCAACTCATTAAAACTCTTTTCTAAGGTACTCAGTAGTCGTGGAGCTGGAATGGACAAATTTTTGAGACTCCATAACACACCTTTCCACTGAAGGGCTTCCTTTCCATGCATAAGCCTCCCTAGGGCTATAAGAGCAAGAGGCCATCCCCCAGAATAAGCAACTACCTCTCTGGAAAGTTCGTCGAAATTTTCTGGAGAAGTTGTTTCTTTTCCTAATGCACCCCACTTGAAAACCTCAAGCGATTCACTTTTGTCCAATTCTTTCACTCTATATATATGGTCAACTCGATACTCTTTGAGTAGACGTCTATCTCTTGTTGTGATGATTATTTTGCTACCTGCACCAAACCAGTTACGACTTCCACACAAAGCATTTAGCTGCTCCAATTTATCAACATCTTCAAGTATAAGAAGTACCCTTTTATGTCGAAGGTTTTCTTTTAAAGTCACATTTTCGAGTGCAGTGGTTTTGTTGACATAAAAAAGAAGTTCTTTTTGTAAAGAAACTGGACCATTACTTCGTCCCCAAACTCCACTGACATTAGTGAACATGCATTTTCCCTCAAAATAAGGACCAATGAGATCATAAATGGTCGTGGCAATGCTTGTTTTACCAATCCCTGCTTTCCCCCAAATCCCTATAACGAGAGgatattttgattgtttcaatAGTTGGATCACGTCTTGCACCCCAGATTTTACACTCAGTGTATAGAAAGTAGTCGAGAGTTCGGGTCTTGTCTTGTATAGCGCACAAATAACACGTTCAACTACACTCTTGATACAATCATACTGATTCCTATATGAACAAGACATGAAATATGATTAGTCATATAACAGTTGACGAACATCtacatatttgaaaagaaaggaggagctacatttaaatttaaataatcatATAGTTAACTTTGCAAGAAAATTCGATATACTACACCAAAGTTCTAACATACAATTCTCAACTTCTCAACATTTTAAATGAGTGTTAATAATACAATTTCAAATCAGACAAAGTTTAAACTTTAAACTTACTCGTTTGTGGGAACGAAATCTGTTGGATATTGCGAAGATTTAGTAATTGCTTCCACCCAAGTCATGATCTTGTCTTCCCATCGGGAGATTTCCTTTATCGAGATTCTATCTAGAAAATCATGAAAAGCCTTTCCAAACGCATGGCGATGCAATCTTGGATGGATGGGATACAAGACAGTGAGAACAACAAGACCGGGTGTGGTTCGGCAACATTCAGTTATTTTCTCGAGTTCTTGAATGCATGATGGTGAATTAGTATAATTTTTTGAAAGTATGACTACAGCTATTTTGCACTCTTCAATTACCTTAAGTGATGAGTCTAAAGATGTTGCTTCCTGATCTGTAGTTTGAAGCTTGGTATGATCCAAGAAAATAAGAGCTCCTGGAACATATTTAGAAAGAGCCTTATGGAGTTTCAAAATAAAAGTAGACGGATCTTTCGCGCTGAAACTGAGATAGACATCGTAGCTGATCTTCCCCTTGGGATTGGTAGTAATGGAAGAAGACATGGTATGGATTTGATGAAAAGTAGTTCAGAGTGAGGGATGACTCTGAAATTGCACAACAAGCAGAAGAAATGAATGAACAACTGAAATGAAACGATGATTTGAATACTAAAAGTCGTGATTGCTATAATAAATAAACTAGTACTAGTTGTATAAAATTATTAGTACATACACATGGACAACAGCTTGCAGCTAGGTCAACTATCGAagaaaaacaattgattaaatgataaataaaagagaTTGAGAATTGTGATTAGTTCGAATTGATTAAAATATTCAGTTGACATAAAAGCTCTTACCTAGAAACAACTATGACAAGTAAATTTCAACATAACATTCTTCCATAGCCCAACAACTCATATCATTGATTTCCTTTACTCAATGATCCAATTAACACACATGTAATAATCCATCCACACATAGCACAAGAGTAACGGTCACTTTTGGCCACACCTTTGGGATTGATTGCTGCTTTATTTCCATCAGCATTCAGGCACATATGACACAATCAGCACAACCAAAGAGGATTAACACATGTTGTAAATCGTTTTAACAACAAACTTCATAGTTCATAGTTTCTTTAATCTCTCTATTCCTAATCTAGAATAAagacatatataatataattaactaATCTAGGAATACATAGATTAAAGAAACTAAAGAGATGCAGCAGAAAGTGTTCGACAAAAGTTcacaatcaatttttttttctagGTTTGTTTTAGAGGAGGTTAAAAAACCCCTGGAATCtcaattgtttttaaatttttgtcaAGTTATCCTCCAAATTTAGGAACGGAAAAATTTGAGAGgattgtttgaagaaaaattttagagTGACTAAAATCGAAAATTCGTTATATTTATAGGGACGTCAAACATATTCAACCCTacaaaaaaatatcataaaaataacttttaaatatacaaaaaaaaaagtaattttttaaaacaaaaaacaagcCCTTTATAAGATTAATTTTAACTctaaataaattgattttaaagtaatttttgtttaaataaattCACATGAGTTTAAATTGATAGATATAATAGTCATGCATCAACAATGCAATAAATATGTAAATATCAACGACGCCTCTATTGAgaaaaacaattgaaaaataaaaaagcgattaaaataaaattataaacttCTAAATAtacagttaaaaatcaaattaagagTATACAAATTTTTTCGTGATTTTCCATATTTAGTTTCTAAATCTAGGACTTTGATTCATGATTTTTCTAATGAAATGATAAGGTAAAATTTCGATTCAAGGTCGATTTTTCTGAAAATCGAGTTTTTTACACTAGGTCGCAAGGATACAATTTCTATGATTATAATATTGATTAAAATCAACAGAGAATCCCCGAAAACGGCGTCAATTTTAATGAAAACGTGTAGCAAATGGGGTTTCGAAGATACATATCCGAATTTACCCTAAAAATTTTGGAGATGTATCGCCAGATTAACTTTTGGCAAAAACTGACTGAAGTGCGTTCGAAGATATATCTCCAAAATATTTTAAGAtcaatttcaaatttttaaaagtgTGAACCACACCATAAGGGTGAAAAAAGAAATTACCATAGATAATTTTTACTGTGCTTAGACTATTTTATTGTATTTGGTTGGAGTACCCATCATAAttcttataatataatttttttgcttAAAAAAATGGAAGAAGAATACTCACCATGTCTGCAAAAATTGAACCAGTGTAAGAGTGGGACAGGTAAGACACTCGATGGCAAATGAACCAATGTGAGATGGAAGAGAGACAAGCATTTATCCAAAATGGAAAAAGAGTTTAATTATAACTTATGAAATAATAGTGGAAGAATGGCAAAAGAATTGAGTGGTGTTATAAAGTAGGTGCATTAAAAGAAAAACAGAATAAGCATAAAGAAAAAGAGTGAATTGAATTGGTTGCTACAGAGAATGCACAGTATTATTAAGAAGGACATTGTAAGTATTGGAAGATGCCAACTCATAATATTTTTTACATGGCATAATATATTGATTACATGGCACAATAATAGATGAATTACTTCGCGCTTCTGTTTTCATATATGTAATAATAGATAAATTCAATTATGGCTAAATCAATTTTAATTCCTCAAAAAATAAGCTAATCTACACAACCATGAGAGTATATTAAAAAGAAATAGACCAGTTTTGAGAGCACAAGGGTGATGATCCCTCCAAAACCTGATGGACCTGTGTTATCAAGAAGCTGCcatcaaaattaattttgatgttattcataTAACCACAGAGGAACATTAACATTAACATAAAGGGTATTTTCCTGTTGAAACTTACATGAAGTTATTGTTTGCTGAACCCACCATATGTTGCCTTTGCAGTGAGGCCTGACTCTGAAGTTTCGGAATATGTAGAGTGAGCTGTGAGAACCTTTCACTTGAACCTACAACATCCACCAATTACCTCAAATTTAAGGAAAGAATATACAACAATGGTATTAGTCATATGAATCCACTAATAAAAGATGTTAGGATTCAACTCTCTCACATATAATTCTTTCATCAAAATAGtcattttaaatagaaaaagtgaCAATACTATTTCCTAAAATTCAACTTCTCCTTGCATAAAAAACCATAATTGAAGTGCAcatctttgaagaaaatgaagaaaagggTAGGGAAGAGATTATCTTTAGTCTTATTTAATTCAATATTACTCGCTTATTCAAAACCTCCCTCCTTAGCTTGTGAACCAAATTCTACATTTCTCAACCAAACAAAATACCTATTAAAtcccaatctctttttctctcccCTCTCAATCTCCTATATTAAAATCTctcctctcaagctaaacaataACGATGGATTCTTAATAATAAACACACATATTATAATAAAGTCTAGTTATGTTATTACCTTGTAATAAGGTTTGGACTTCTTCCCTTCTTAAAATGGCTGGAAGTGCACCAAACTAGAACGCCAACCAGACTGGACCTGAAAAGCCGCGAGATCAGTACAGCTCAAACAACGGAAGGAGGCTTGGGGAAGAAACCACATATGTGACACTTAAATCCTGTTTGTCCAACAGCTTCATTTGTTAAATTCTGCTTGCATCATAGGATGAAAAGAAGAAAGCTTTTACTTAAGGGGAAAAAAATACTCTTATCAGTCACATTTACATTTCCACCAGAAACAACATTCTTCCCTACTTCCCCAGAAACATTAACATCCTTGTCTACGGTCTACCGCATCCCAGTTGTTCATATCACTCACATTTTCGTCTACCCTAGAAACGGCACCATTCTAGTCTGCGGGTATATCACCGCCACCAGAAACAGCAGGCAGGTTTCTTACTTGTTGCTATGGCATCATCATCAGAATTCTTATCCATTGCATGCAAGCGCCTATCTTCACTTATAGTTTCATCTTGACCAAGACCAGTAGCAATGTTGTCCACTGGCACATCAGTATTATAACCATCAAAAACACTAACATCCTCCTCATCATGACCATAATAAACAATAACACCCTCCTCGTCTACCTCATTGCGGTTTTCCATTTCTTGGTTGATTGGTTTATCATATAAGAAAGATATTGTTGTCTTCTCTACAGTGAATCCCTCCCCAAAAACAACCATAACCTCCACTTCGTTACCAGGTTCTAGATTTGCTGTAATACTCTGCCAATCCCCATCCACAAAGGACATTAGTGTATCTCTTTTATAGACCTGAATGGTTGTCTTTGTGTAATTTATGATCAACATACCATGGCAACCTTCTGATATTATGTTGTCTTGGGAAGAGTAATAGAGGACGAACAACATCATACTCTTCAGGATGCTCCCTTTCATTGCCGGGACAACAAATATTATAGAACTACCTTGGCAACTGAAGTTTAACCAATCGGATATATTGTCACAGGGGAGCAAAAATGAATCCCAAGTCCCATCTGCTGTCtgtaatatgaaaaaaaatctttAGTTACAAGGTAACATCTAGCTATTGAGAGTTTGTTAAGTCTTTTTGAaatgtttgttttgaaatttaaGATAAAAATGAGTTATGCTAAGAATAAGAAACGCATTAATACTATGTTACACTCTAGCTCTATAGagccaaaaaaaacaaaaaaaaggatGATTCTCCTCTACACAATATTCTATATTTTATTCTCTCTTCTcttatattcaaaaaaatcaaaccATTTGCAAGAATCAGATTTATTGTCACACGAAGGCTGTACACTAAACCAAAATATAAAAGGCTAAAATTAGGGATCAAAGGAAAAGTAAAGTCAACCTCAGGGGTTGGCCGAGTGGTGAAGGTTTGGGTCTTGAAATGTGTTTCTCTCAAGGTCTCGGGAACAAAAATTCCAGTTTACTTTTAATAAAATAGATACTCGGAAGAGATATACAAACCTGTAAAATGTTGTCTTCGGCAATATTGGATACTTGGAATTTCGTTCCCATTTGaattaagaaagatttcaagTAATTCTTTGACCCTGAAGTGCGAACTTCACCAAggcaatcatcaattaaaggagAAGGAAACATATCAGAGATTTGTGGTGCAGTTGCCCTTGCATccaatttatgataatttgtagCTTTTAATACATCCAAAACATTTTCTACATCTCGACTTAGTTGTTGTTTAGAACCACACTCTACACAAAGAATTCGAAGCTTTAGAAGGTCCTTGAAAGTACGAAGAGATGAAGTGGGCACATATGTTTGAACTAGAGATATCAAATTCTTTGATGGTGACATCCAAGACTGAATGATAGAAGGAAATACATCACGTGAAAATCCTTCAAAGCCACATAGAGAAATGTAACCAATGTTTTTCGATCTTACTATTGAAAAAGGCACTTTTGTTATTGCAGTCTTATCTGCAATCAAAGTTATCAATGATTCCATCTGTTCCATGTCTTCCTCCAATTTGGTAATCATGGAACATCCAGAAAGAATCAGAGTTTCTAGAGATTTTAATTTATAGATGCTTCTAGGAAGTTTTCGAAGACCTGTGCAGTCTGTCAAATTTATAAGAAGAATTTTACTGAGAGATCCAATGCTATGGGAGACTGTAGACAAACTTGGGCAGTCTTTGAGTACTAGCTTTTCAAGATTAGGCAAGTATGAAAAGTCTGGAGTTTCAGTCAAATCCCGAGAATGACTAAGATTAAGAATTTTTAGATTCTCTAGCATCTGCAAGAAAATAAAAcccaagatgatgatgatgatgatgatgatgatgatgatgatgatgatgatgatgatgatgatgatgatgatgatgatgatgatgatgagagaAGCTTAGAAAAAAATAGATTGGAATTTGGAAGATATACTATTTACCACTAAACGTGGACCCTGGTATGTATCAATCACATAATTGTATAGTGTTGGTTTTTTTATCCCTAAGGACTGTTTAATGGTTATATCTATATTGATTTCGCTTTAAGTAGAGGTGAATATATAATTTGTCAAGGTGATAACTTGAAATGATGTAGTTTATGAAAGGGCTTGTATCTACAAATTTGTGGTTTTTTAACATTAAAGAGTTAGAAGAgacaataaatttaaatttattgctTCTGGAAAATATGATCAACGAAAGAAACCACGAGCCAAATAATAAACATAATCTGTACCTGGCTTTTCTTCCATATTTGTTTGAGATTACTATATTTTAATTCGACGACAACTAGTCTTCCTTGCCGAAATCCTGCAGGAGTGTAAGTTGACGGAAATCCATGCCAGTACAGCCCCCTTAGATCTGTTGAAAGATTTTTAAAATCTCCATTAAGCTGTACCCCAGCAAGTTGAAGCAATCTGAGTTTATTCATCTTCTTAAATGCATTGGTATTCAGACAAACTGTATTTTTTCCTGGAAACTCCAAATTCAGACCCTTGACAGCTTCTGTTCCCTGAAATTAAGAATACAGAGTAACATAAAACTAACAGCTTTGAGATCTGGTAGCTAAAAACTTTGTAACGTAGtatatataattttgatattataACGCATGCTGTTAAGAGTGTCAcattggacaatatatggcctgaacatgtgtttataagtgggggaaATCCTTGTAATGTAGTCTATAATTTTGACATTATAAGTTTATAATTCATATTGTTAAGAGTTCCACATTGAACAATATATGGTCTGAACATGAGTTTATACGTGCGGGCAATCTTCATCTTAAAGCTGGTATTCTAggaatgagttaggtcaaactctaattccAAGTGGTATTAGACTCTTTCAAGATCCATTGGCCCACCAGCTATTAGGCTTATGCTATcgagccacccaccatttatgTTCAAGCTCCAGAAATCCAGTCCagagcgtgagggggtgtgttaaagAGTCTCACTTGGGTGGTGAAGATTGTGAACATTGATAACTGGCTTGACTTGTtgagcgtgagggggtgtgttcaCAGTCTTGAAGATTGTGAACATTGATAACTGGCTTGACTTGTTGGCACCAAATTAAGAAATTCTTTTCATTGAGTTTTTCTGAGATCTTTAGATGAAACTTGACGCAAGGCAAGTCACCATCAGAAGGAGGAACGAGAGTCACTGGAGTAGGTGAGGGTGGAGGTGGAGAAGGAGAATTGATTTCAGTTTCAGCCATTACGGATCGAACTGAAGCTCTATGATACCATATTAAACTGAAAACTGAATTGAGATGAGAATAAAAAATTCTATCGATTGAATGAATTATTACATTGGGATTTTGTTATGATGTAGTAGCATCTATTTATAGACTATATCCCATAACTAATTTTGTAATTCAGTTATGGCAGTTACAACAGCTAGTTGGCATACTAATTCTAGCACATGCCTAAATGCAGGCCATGAGTGTAACCTATACTGACTTATCTGACAATTTCAACCAATTTTCTTGTAAGCTGGAAATGATATATATTAGTTTACCAACTTCATGAAGAATGTTGAAAATAATGTGTAGTTGTAATTACTATTAATAATTTATCATTATTAGTACTAATTGTTTTCGGCCTACTACTCAgacttattaggtttaaaataatctCGATAAACAACTTAGCGTTTGTATCGCCGAAACATTGACACGGACTCTAACACGTCGACACCGGTCATAATTTGAGAATATTAATAAATTGAACGAGTCAGTGTCGGACACTTAAACAAGTTGGATACCTGACAAAACTTTGTTCAGAGGTGTCAGTGCTACAAAGGTTTGTACACTATTTCAACTTCGAAACACATCATATTTATTTTCTACACAAACCATAGAAGAAGTTCTTTAATTAGTAATTACCGTTTGCTTTGATAACATATCAAACACATCCTCTCGGCGCCACAACCTGCTGCGATTCTCAGGATCAAATGGGGATTCCTCATAAATTATTTGTCTTCCCATGTCTCTCAGCAGATCATGCATTCTAAGCTTGTTCCTTTTGTCAACCGTTACAAGACTTCGCTCTACAAGGACTTTAATTCCAATATCGGCAAAAAATCCACACCCATTTAATATTTGTATGACGTCATTTCTGTCCATTCCAATAAAAAAACAAGCTATATCAAGAAATATTTGTTGTTCAGTAACATCTTTTAAACCATCGAAGCTTACTCTTAGCTTCTTCTGTACTTGATCATGGGGGATACATTTGAGTTTGTCCAAAACTTTGTGCCACTCTGTTATTTCACAGTCAGACAAATAGGAGCCAAGGACTTCAAGTGCCAGTGGCAACCTCCCAGAATAAGCAATCACATCGGATGAATGTGTAGTAAAATCTTCTATCGGACTTGGTTGCTTGAATGCATGCCAACTAAAAAGCTCAAGAGATTCACTTTCATCCATTTCTTCTATTTTATACACTCTATCAACTCTACACGATCTAAGAAGATGCATATCTCTGGTTGTAATGATTATTCTACTTCCTGAACCAAACCATTCGCGGCTTCCACACAAAGCCTTTAGTTGGTCCAATTCATTCACATCATCAAGCACAAAAAGTACCTTTTTTTGTGAAAGTCTTTGCTTCAATATATTTTTCCCTGATTCAATGTCACGTATCTTGAATGACGttgttttgtaaacatcacaaagTACTTGTTGTTGTAATGAAACTTGATTAGTATCTGTTTCCCAAAGTTCCCTTATATTCAAAAGGAAGCTCTTTCCCTCAAATTTGCTCCCAATTTGATTATAGATGGCTTTGGCAATGGTTGTTTTTCCCATACCCCCCATGCCCCAAATCCCTAGAAGTAAAACATCATCTGCTATTTGGATGTTTAATAGCTTTGCTGCGGCTTGCACACGAGATTCAATTCCCACTGGATGTTCAGCAACAAATAATTCTGTCCTGTCTAGCAAACGAGTAACATGTTCAACAATATTCTTGATATCACCACTTTCATTCCTATAAAATATGAACCACTAATAAGGCGCACAATAAATTGTATGTATTAAAAAGATAGGGAAAAATATTGCAAGTAAACGggaatatttttaaaagaaaagaatTGCATTAGAATGGGAAATGAAAGAAAAGCACAAGCATCAGTAAACCACCAATCTGTCGTTATTATTCTAAGTTACGTTAATGAAATTTACCAAAAGTCACTCCGACAGCAGTTTAAGAATCTCGTGAAGTCTAGATTCACATGCATGTTctgatataataattataatagaatATCAATATTAAGCCCACCATATCCTGCCATGAGTGATGATTCAGTTAAAATGCAACCTCAAGAATACAAACATAGTTCTATTTGGTCTGCAAATCcttatagaaaaaaaaaagtgggGGATAAATTTGAGATAAGGATTCATGGCTTCCCCAAACAGCTCACCAACAATTTTAGAAATTCCAAATAGAGGACTTACTAATACATACTTATCTGAGTAATTTCTATAGATCCATCACATAATATAATACATATAAGATAAAAATGTTATTATTGTATTATAGAcattatatacaaaatattgaacTTTTTAGAGacgtttatgaaaaataaaagttaatcCATATATGTTCATaattacaaatcacagaaaataCAAGTAACATTTTATTCTCATTTACCATACTTCAAAGAAGTATTTGTTTTCTAGTTAGAAactattcaaaaattcaaaatagatTACAATCAACATATTTTGTAATTATTCTCAAATCTTTCAATAAGTATCTTAAAATGAAAGTGATTTTTAAAATGGACAGAAAATATTACACATCAAGGCCAAAGAATTTTAAAGTATCACGAACAATATTCTAAAAGACAagtaaaaaagtaaataaataaataacctgGAATCTACGAGTACAAACCCTCCTATGCCACCGATATCAAAGAGTTCTTTTCTCCAATTACTCATAGTGGATTTATCCACGGAGATTGTTGTTGATATAAGACCTTCAAAAGCTTTTCCAAAAAGACCTTTCTGGTGACGTACTTCTGAGGGATCTACCTCATAGAACACTGGCACGACCACCAGACCCTTGACCTTGCCAATTTCCATGATCTTCTCCAACTCTAGCATACACCATCTAGAATTAGCATAATTTGTAGACAAAACAACGATAGAAATTCTAGACTGTCCAATTGCTTGCAGTAGTGAGATTGAGATTTGATCTCCTCGTTGAATCTCGTCATCGTCTTTGAAAACATAAATCCCTGCATTTTGAAGAGAAGAATAGAGATGTGACACGAACTTTGACCGATTATCTTCTCCTCTGAAGCTCAAAAACACATCGTATATCTTTGGCTGAAgcatcaaaaaaataa contains:
- the LOC131601415 gene encoding disease resistance protein Roq1-like, whose protein sequence is MTWVEAITKSSQYPTDFVPTNENQYDCIKSVVERVICALYKTRPELSTTFYTLSVKSGVQDVIQLLKQSKYPLVIGIWGKAGIGKTSIATTIYDLIGPYFEGKCMFTNVSGVWGRSNGPVSLQKELLFYVNKTTALENVTLKENLRHKRVLLILEDVDKLEQLNALCGSRNWFGAGSKIIITTRDRRLLKEYRVDHIYRVKELDKSESLEVFKWGALGKETTSPENFDELSREVVAYSGGWPLALIALGRLMHGKEALQWKGVLWSLKNLSIPAPRLLSTLEKSFNELSDNEKQTFLDIASFFIGKNQNDVLQILNRSIQNAALQISLLEDKSLVTIVENNKLEMHILLQAMARDIVKRESSNRTNQPKMYDVFLSFRGEDSRAKFMSHLSKCRNLCF
- the LOC131601410 gene encoding disease resistance protein RPP4-like; translation: MSSKFESRSSSGPNQKRYNVFLSFCPTDVGQFVPNLDMALSSEAGIFVFGEDERFQHGEQVESVLNVIRECRIAIVVFSRNYANSSSCIKELEKITECCRTSDFSVLPLFCDGVHASYGSLKGDMFGESFPNFIDRISMKGIPKNEDKLMTWVALITKATKYLGSSDRLHKPTHRYENVYIKDIVERVTCVISNKYSFATTHAPSVKSSVQDVVQLLKQSKYPLLLGIWGMTGIGKSTIAEAIFVQIGLYFEYKCFLDNVGEVGTKNNDLLSLQEKLLSDINGPTEEEMPISAVESRVILKQILRSKRILLVLDNVDKLEQLHALCGSREWFGEGSKIIITTRDRHLLKEHGVDHIYPVKQLDESKSLEVLNWGAFSQARNPREDFVEVSRQLVAYCGGLPLALEALGMFLRRKEVLEWKGVLRSLQRFSIPAPRLLEALEKSFRNLSNEEKCIFLDIAYFFIGMNQKDVLQTLNRSTQSAAFQISLLQDKNFVTIDENNKLEMPVLLQAMARDIIKRESSNKTHQPKIYDVFLSFRGEDNRSKFVSHLYSSLQNAGIYVFKDDDEIQRGDQISISLLQAIGQSRISIVVLSTNYANSRWCMLELEKIMEIGKVKGLVVVPVFYEVDPSEVRHQKGLFGKAFEGLISTTISVDKSTMSNWRKELFDIGGIGGFVLVDSRNESGDIKNIVEHVTRLLDRTELFVAEHPVGIESRVQAAAKLLNIQIADDVLLLGIWGMGGMGKTTIAKAIYNQIGSKFEGKSFLLNIRELWETDTNQVSLQQQVLCDVYKTTSFKIRDIESGKNILKQRLSQKKVLFVLDDVNELDQLKALCGSREWFGSGSRIIITTRDMHLLRSCRVDRVYKIEEMDESESLELFSWHAFKQPSPIEDFTTHSSDVIAYSGRLPLALEVLGSYLSDCEITEWHKVLDKLKCIPHDQVQKKLRVSFDGLKDVTEQQIFLDIACFFIGMDRNDVIQILNGCGFFADIGIKVLVERSLVTVDKRNKLRMHDLLRDMGRQIIYEESPFDPENRSRLWRREDVFDMLSKQTGTEAVKGLNLEFPGKNTVCLNTNAFKKMNKLRLLQLAGVQLNGDFKNLSTDLRGLYWHGFPSTYTPAGFRQGRLVVVELKYSNLKQIWKKSQMLENLKILNLSHSRDLTETPDFSYLPNLEKLVLKDCPSLSTVSHSIGSLSKILLINLTDCTGLRKLPRSIYKLKSLETLILSGCSMITKLEEDMEQMESLITLIADKTAITKVPFSIVRSKNIGYISLCGFEGFSRDVFPSIIQSWMSPSKNLISLVQTYVPTSSLRTFKDLLKLRILCVECGSKQQLSRDVENVLDVLKATNYHKLDARATAPQISDMFPSPLIDDCLGEVRTSGSKNYLKSFLIQMGTKFQVSNIAEDNILQTADGTWDSFLLPCDNISDWLNFSCQGSSIIFVVPAMKGSILKSMMLFVLYYSSQDNIISEGCHGMLIINYTKTTIQVYKRDTLMSFVDGDWQSITANLEPGNEVEVMVVFGEGFTVEKTTISFLYDKPINQEMENRNEVDEEGVIVYYGHDEEDVSVFDGYNTDVPVDNIATGLGQDETISEDRRLHAMDKNSDDDAIATSKKPACCFWWR